The genomic stretch tttaaaataagaaagaaagaaagaaaaaagtggccCTTTCTTTTTACTCCTAAAACCTTGTCTTTTCCCCTAATGTACTCAGATAAAAGGTGAGCTGCCCTCAGGTCTAGAATTTTTCTCTGACCCTGTGAAAGGctcatttcttttccaaagtCAACACGTAACCAACACACATATGGTTTGCCTTTTAAGTAAATTAAGCAATGAATGAACCACCTTCTAGTTATCTTTTAAGCCTTGCTTGGTGATTTTTGTGCAAGGTTATGGGTATAGCTGTATTTTCATGTCTATTTACTCACTGTCCTGAGAACCTGAATTCCTGTGGCCACTTAATCCTTTCTCAAGGGTTATTCATGGAGCACAATGTCTTCTTTTCTGCTATTTGCTATGCATGCTCACTCGTCTCAGGAGCTAAAAGTGCAACCCTTGCTCCTACTTTCTGCCTAGTCATCAAACCCTTTTAAAGAGTCTTTAGAAGAAAATCACTGACATTGAAATTCATAAAGATATGACTCCCAGATTTCAACCTGAAGCtctacaatattttaaacaaatttcctAACTATTCTTTtaatggtattattattattcccttgCAAGATTTGTAAGTAATGATCATTTTCACCTGTAACACTTTCAAAATGCCAATGAAGTTTTCAGTTTTAACTAGATTATCTTCTATTTAGCAGaagcaaattttaattttacttatgttATAGGATTATAAATATTGGGTCAACTTTCCTCATCTAAAGCAGAGCAGTGAAGTCAGCACCCAGATACTTTATGCCAACTATTCACaacctttattctgatttaaCACATAAGATAgaagacatttatttataaaacattcctACAAGCACATCTAGggatattttaaattctcagcTACCTACACTGATTTTTCTCCTCAGTAAAAAATGTCATCATGCAAGACAATGAACATGACAAAATTAAACGCCTAGTAGCACATACTTAGCATCTAAAGTTtaccttaattattttaaatacaacatTAAAACTGAAAACTCTTTCAAAGCAcctaaaaatgtgtaaaataactAAGAAGAGTTTATAACATAAAAGAAGTTGTTATAAAAGATGACAAAGGATTACCCACGACTCCAGGCAGGGCCCTTCCCATAATCCCATTTTACAAACAGGCAAATGAGTCTCAGCCCAGAGAAAGCAGCCTGCTGCTGTTACAGTTATCAAGTCAGACATGAGACCTCCATCAGGTCTTAACCTGTACAGATTACAGCACAAAAACTTGCATTTTCTAACAATCACTAGTTGGTGACTAAGTAGAGTACCAACTGATTAGAAtcttattatacatattttagaataaaaatataccatgtaAAGACATAGTAAAAAAGACTGCAATTAATTCTGAACATGTCTTTGAAAAAGAACCTAGTATTGCCATGGAAAATTACAAAGAAGGAACTACTGAATTAATTTCatttaccatatttaaaataaccTCTACTTATAATATACAAGCTATTTAACCAATTCTTATGATCAGGTTTATTAAAAGTTGAAGATTCCAATTTAGCATCTTTTAACTAAACCAAagacaccagaaaaataaactacaaatgACTATCACTtatgaatatagacacaaaaatcctcaactaaatagtattaacaaaatgaacacagcaacacataaaaagaattatacaccttGACCAAGTACAATTCATTCCAGAATTTCAAGgttggtttaacatttgaaaatcaatttatGTAATACATCATATCAAcagaataagaaacaaaaatcacATAATTACCTCAACAGACACAGAAAGAGTATTTGACAAAACCCGGTAAATGTTtgtgataacattttttttaaactggaagtaAAATGGAAATCCTTCAACCTAATAAAGAGCATCAGTGAAAAAAAACAGTTATCATCGCACTTAATAGTAAAAGAATAGATGACTTCCCCTGAGATcatgaacaagacaaggatgtccaccttcaccacttctattcaacactgtGCTGGGGGTAGCAGCCAGGGCAATtaggcaaataaatgaaaaaataagtaaaagacatccagattggaaaagaagaaaaactctctCTCCTTGCAGACAACATGATTGTGTATAAAGAGAATCCTAAGGAAtccaacaaaagacaaaaaaaactgttagaataaaTGAGTCCAGCAAGGTCGCAGGATACATCAATACACataaatcagttgtatttctatacacctGCAAttaacaatacaaaaaaaaaaaaaaaatccatttacaatagcatcaaaaataggaataaatgtaacaaaagaagtataaaactcagaaaaccacaaaacatcattgaaggaaattaaagatttaaaacaaatatgaagACAACTCATGCTCATGATCCTAAGGCTTAGCATTCATTAAGGCAGTGACACTCCACAAAACAAGGCACAAACTTGAGACAACCCTACTATAACCCTGCCTGCCTTTATGTAGAAATCGACAAGCTGattataaaattcatatggaattgcaAAGCACCCATAACAGCCAAAACAACCTTGAAGAAGGACAAAGTTGGAAGATTCTCAaacttcccaatttcaaaacttataaCAAAGTAGTGATACTCAAAATGTCAGGTACCAGCacagcagaagagcctggtacaGCAGGAATATGAGTTGGTGATTATAACTGAACTTGCACTTCAGACAGAGTGTGCTATGAACATAGGATAAGGTTCTTCAAAATTGGATGCTTTCTAGTTTACATGTTTGGTTATTCTGTTAAGATTTTACATAGGTTTCGGCTAGTCTCTAATAATTTCTTAGCTACCAACGGCTGGAAAGCAATGCTACTCTCATTGGTATAAAAGGTATGTGCATGTTAAAAACAGATCTAACTCCTGTACTTACCTAAAGTAGAAAGTACAAAACTGTTATTtgaggtaagaaaaaaaattacgaAACTGTAGTCTAATCTACTTTGTTTAGAAACCAAAAGTGTGAATTAATTAGTTTAAGCAACTCACGTTCATTAACTAATGCCTTCTAATGGTTAGATATCAAGCACAGGATACTATTTTATGAGCAAcactatttttcaaatataaagcCTGAATTTTTGACTCAACTCCTGTCTTTGTTAAGAAGtagaaaaatgattttcaaatgtgTGTACCTCCCAGAACTGACAGGTTAAAGATGTTTTTGATCATAGCTAAAAATCTCCACCTCATTGTTAGGAACAATCTTAAGGGCACCTGGAGTGTTGTTAGTTGAAACTGAATTTTATAAGTTTTATTCAACAAGTTTATGCTTGAGTAATGAAGTTTCTAATTTCTGACATTCTATTATAAATAcctattatatattacatatgtttaGAGAACTATGTTAGTGCACATACTGTCAAAATGAACACATTAGaagcattatattttttaaaagtttacaattttaatagaaaaacaaCTTATGACAGAGCTAAATATACaatgtaaatttaatttttaaaaagaaaaattattagtaAGAGTAGTAGAATTCTAGTGacaaaaagactaaaatatttggaaataaaccATCTGTAAAGGAAAATACTAATTCATGCCAGGCTCTATTAAAGTgcataaaaaggaaatttattttagaatttacaCCAAAAGCACATTACAAGTACACGTGTTACTCTGGCACAGTAATGCAGGAAGCTCAGCCACAAAGAAAACACAGCTGTGATCTCATGTATCAGTCTGCCTCCTAGGACATGCCTCACAAATAGTTTGTTCCAAAGGTTGAAAATTACAAGCAATTTTCCCTGTTGATAGCTTTGCAAATAACTCTGGTAACAGACCAAAAAGTCTTAATTCTTATCTTGCTGATTCTCTAAAGTCATGTCAGTCTCAAGAAACTTCTGATTTCTGgtcattttcaataaaaattgataTGAGAGAtattttcagacttttaaaacaagttataaataattatgtatgtaaaaattaaaaagtaaattttagagtatctttagattttaatttctaaaatattattttatttgccaTGTTGAATTAGCGATGAAAAGCATAACTTGCACAGCCACTTGGTATAGTCACTTTCATAAGAAGCTCAGTGGGTGCAGGAATGAATGAGAGCTGTACAGAGAGGTGGGTAGATGGCAAGGCAATCCCATCAGGCAGCTTCTCACAAAGTTTAAACCACTACAGCCTCTTCAAAGTACACTGTTctcaacttaaaaacaaacatcagCATGGAGGCACTCACAGATGCTCATTTTTCAGTGGCCTTACATAATGATTCTCTGATTTACATTCGCCACATACACATGGATGCTTTtatcataaagagaaaagaaacaaacaaaaactgtgatttaaaaagatAGACTCCATGAGAGGCTAGTAAAGAATGCTGTGACCACAGAAAATCAGCAACAGACTGCCAATATCAATTACAGAAAACAATTTTCAACATACAACAAAAGGGTATaataaattttttctaaaatactcaattcaaaaataaataagccaaaaaaaataaaatacacaatttgCTTTTACAATGAATCAcactaacaaatatttataaattatttgtatACTTTCATGTGTagtttgttattaatatttatgcttTTCTGATATGAGTTTATTCTCTGCTCCTGCATCCATGTCTTCCCATAACTCTCTAGAGAGTCACAAATATCCCTGTAGTTATGAGTAAACCACAAAAGTGGTAAATTCATCAAAATGTATTTCACCtatgtaataaataaatgttgtgAAGTTAATTTCTcctaatttatataaaataatcccATTACTCTATGAAAAATAATGATAGTATTAACTTCACTATGGCTCAAATCCTTAGGCAAATAACTTTCCGATTACCTGTTAATGCAAAGAAAactaagtaaattttattttcatatttaaactaCTGACTACTTATAAGCAAAgtagtatttattaaaataagataaaCACTTAATTTATACTAACATCCTCTCAGATTTATACAAGTTTTTCATCCTTAATTTTTATACACACATCATGATACTTTTCAAACATTATTAGTGAGGCTTATACAAAAGTTAAATATGACATCGAAGCCAGattgtgatttttaaagtaatcaaCCTCGAAATACCTAGTATTATTATCAATACAATGTGTAAAACTCTAATAAAACACAGGTATAGTCTTATAGAAACTTAGTCCTATAGTACTGAGCGATATTTACAAGCAAACATGATCCAAACAGCACAAGCAGATTCAGGGTAAGTAAACACGCGGACGCGAACTGCCAGGCGCACCTGGTCTCCACGGCAACAGATGATTTCTTCACAGAAAGGAGACcttagaagagagaaaatggattcaattaagaaatgaatttaggttttactttatttctaaGAAAGTCGGtattgaaaaagattttaaaaaatcctgtctCTGTTATCAAGGACTCTGCAACTGTGGTAAAACTATTCAAATTATAAACTATTTCCTCATAGcctattaagtttttaaaattacactaGACAAGATCGGTGATCCTCGACAGAATCACTGGGGAAGCGACCCTGAGCTCTCCAGAGCTACACTCTGGCCCTCATGAATCACAGTCTGAAGCAAGACGACAGGTCACTACAGAAGCTCCCTGTGTGATTCTGAAGTCATTCCTAAATTAGTGCCAAGTGTTCACTGAAATTACGtcaaaaacaccaaaacatcATAAATTCCACCTTACCGAAGACACGTGGCAAACGCGCGCCTCGCATTTCTATACACAAAGTGTATTGGGAACCCTTTAAATGTGTGGCCATCAGGCACAGCCCTTCTGATAGCATCCTGAAACTCTTCATTGCCCGCAGAAATGCTTGTCGTACGCTCAAATTCATAAGATGCCAGAGCTGGtgacaagagataagaaagctggtCTTCCCAGACAGTAGTGAGGCCAAGGTCCTACAGCAATCGAAATGGAAAAAGCaaattacaatatttaaaaaaactaattataatgttgattattttaatgtatgccaagaaaagatttttaaaatgtcataattttcttAACTTCCTATTACTTATTATAAGGatacaaagaagtaaaaattataaaaggagaAACAGGTATCAGGTTTTACTTCTTAGAGAAATAACAAAAGGCAGCCAATGCAATGATGTTAGTGAAGGCTGCAAATCCTGTACTCCCTTAATACCCACAAGGAAAGACCATCAGGAATTGTCCTACTGAGGAAGACAACATGTCAAGGAATTCTGAGGTCAAATCTTATTTAACTTTAAAGACTTTCACAAGATTGAATCTGCTTAACCTGATTGCTCCCACCATAAACTGAACTGTAGTaggggagaaatgtcaacaaattGTGCATATAATTAAActccaatatttattgaacatttattctGTAAAAGGCACCAAAAAGCAGAAGCTACAGGCCCTCTGGGAGCTTAAGACATGCTGAAGGCAATTATAATTTCACTTATGACATCAAATGAACCATTGCTACCTTgacatgtaatttttttaaatgctacaaactaaaaattctaaatattttgattattataatgGATCTAATCTCACATTCTGTTATAACTGGTTTCAAGTGATCCCAAGGGATCACCTCTCTTCTTCCTGTGACTCTTACTTGTAGGCTTATAGTTACTATTAACTTAGCAAGCAACCATCAATGGCATCCACCTcagctttgttctcttttttctaaACAAGTAGTTCttataatgtattaaaatgtCAGTTTCATTTTCAAACAGGAGCTAAGAAAGTAAAAGGCAATACAAGCGATGGAGGTAGGAGATGGAGCCCTGGCCCACCTACTGCTGGAAACACCCTACAAGTGCCACATTCAATACTTTCCAAAACACACTCCTGAAGTTGGCAAGTAGGTAAGAAGATTTCAGAGGCTAAAGCTAAGAGGAACTGGGAGCCCAGAGAACACAGCTGATAACTCAAGAGTGTCGCTGATGGTCTCAAGGAACATGAGAATCAGGTCTTACCCAAGGAGGGGAGTAATAGGGAATCCCAAAAGGTGAATTAGAAATCAACCTTCTGTGGAAGTTCTGGACTCTAGTCTTTGGTTGATTATATGCGTGGCAAGTAACTTTTACCACTCCAaggctgctttttcactctcttaatgATTTCTTCTGATGAAAGTAAGTTATTAACATACactaatcttttccattatgatcagtgcttttttatgtttcctttaaGGCCCTTCATGAAATCTAAATGGCAACTAAGAAGCTTGATCTTGTTAGtgatcagagaaatgtaaatcaaagccaCCATGAGGCTATAATCTTATATCTACCTAGTTTAatgtaacagaaaaacaaaacaactaaacaaaccaggaaaacaaatgaaaatgaaaaaatgtaaccCAATATTGTCAATGGGGaatgatttaaataaatacaaagagaaaatccAAACAGTAATATTCACAAAAGTCTGAACAAGTCCACCGTTCTTCATTCCTACAAGGACAAGGATGTAATAATTTCTGTAAGTACTGGTGAATTCAGTTTTACTCTTATGACTTTCAAAACCACAACCTTCATAAAGGAAGGGactgaatttgttttatttaggGCCAGGATAGTgatcaaaattattttacatgccaaaaaaatatatatatcttttaaatacataaacatgAGAAAAATGCAGGAAAGCACAAACCTCAGAGTTAATTACCTTCCTGTGTTCCGACACGAGCAGCCTGAGCTGCATTTCTATCTCGTTGCTTGTCACAGAAGCGTCGATCGTGGACGCACACAgcggagggaagggaggaagggacgTGGTGGCCCCTGGAGCACACACGGATTTAACCGCTTCTTCATTCATGGGTTTCCACTTGGACTCATCATTCAGATCAAACACACAGGTTTCCACGGAGTCAGAGGGCTGACAGTTTCCCAGGAACGTCTGATGATTGAAAACACAACCAATTGTTCTATACGGGTACAATGGTTTGGGCTGTTCGGCAGCCGGAGGCTCATCAGGGTTGATAGGTTTGTGGAGGTACCTAAAAAAGGTTAATCATAGTTTTATATAGTAAGAACTCAGAAATTAAGATGACAGCAGCTTACTGAGGGAAAAAATTACTCTAACACTTAAGGTCATAACTACTTCCCAAGACTAGAGTTTAATATTTGTTTCTCCTCCTTGTATTTCCACAATTTGATTACACCACATAGACTGAATGGCACATCTTATGATACAGAAACCAATTTTATTCCTTTAACGTAAGAATATATTCCATGCATAGCATTAAGATCACAAACATTATCCAGGTAACAAAATAATTTAGCCACACATTTTTAGGCACAACTAACTAAAATGATTATCaaacagggaaagagaaaatccAGGAAAATGAGAAGCGGGTTCAGGGCTGTGCCTTCAGGGACTCCCACATCTGAggcaaaatgaaggaaaacagagaaCAGCCAGAGAGGAATTACAAAAGCTGAAACACAGTGCTATGAGAGAAGCTAAGGAAGAGAATGTTCCAGgaagaagggaacatttcaatcTATCAAAATCTGATGACACCGAGAAAATGTAAACTGGATTTACCAACAAGGAGTTGGTAACCATgtcaaattttcaaaagaaatgatttacaacttgaatttatttttaggcTTAGGAACAATCATCAGAAAACACATATGcctggacttccttggcagtccagtggttaagactccatgcttccactgcaggaggtgtgggttcaatccctggtctgggtactaagatcccatatgccgcatggtactccccccacccaaaaaaagaGCCCAAAACTATATGCcaattatacaaaattaaaagtaagcataatttatttttttagcatcATCATGTTGGTAAAGAATATTTTTGGTATACAAATTTTCTTAGCTTAGTTCATAGCTATCTTAATTGAGGTAATTTTTTTAACATACCCCAAATTATCAATATGTGCCTTCTGATACCATCAATAAAACAGAACCTACAGTTGACAACATTTACACTATAATGTTATATATCCTATCATAATATCCCTATAAATGTTATATATCCTATCTTAATATCCCTATAAATGTTATATATCCTATCCTAATATCCCTATAAACGTGGCTGACAAACCTGTGTCCTGTTAAACTGTCCCAAAAAGTGACGGTCCCATCAGTGCCACACGTCATGACCCATGCATGGGGCACGCCCTTGGCCTTGGTCCCGACACAGACAAAAGCTTCCAGCCCGTACCCAAGCAGGAGGCTGCACAGAAGGTTGGCATGGTCTTCACAGTCTCCCTGCAAATGAAAGGAAGTAGCAGGAAGTACTTACTCCCTCACTTGGTTtccacattaaatatttaaatacaaaatttcaattaaaaagtattaactaagttttatttttaatcatttagaaCAGTGTTAAGCTAAAACAATGAGGGGGGGAAAGAATGTGCATTTTAGAAGCACCTATTTTACAAAGTCAGTGCCTACAAAACTGACAGTCCTAACATACACTTCAAGATTCTATAGTTTACAAAGAACTCACACAACATAGAAGCAGTAAgaatttttttgaagattttttttttgatgttgactcTTCTTAAAGTCTTATTAGGtctgttacaatattatttctgtttaatgttttggttttttggcctcaaggcatatAGGATTTTAGTTTCAGAGACCAAACCCTCATCcccttaaccaccagggaagtccccccaaataGTAAGAATTTAACGATAAACAGCTAAAGGGCAAGAACACACAAGATGACAGATCATATAGGAGGAAATTccaataaatgggaaaacactcaaaacaattatttaaaaaatatctatttacttTATCATTTTAAGGAAATACACACCAAAATATGACTGGATAAAAACCAACAATGGCTGTCATTAGGGCAggttatatagggcttcccttttTCTTGTGTAAACTCTCTTTGATAATGTTACATTACTTTcacaatttaaagaaattataaaaactacaaaaataatagaaaatgtccATTTTCTGTGAAAAACCTTGTTCAAATATTACACAGTAAGGCTATAATTATATGAAGATATGTATGTAAGTGTAGGACTACAGGtaacatattggagaaggaaatggcaacccactccagtgttcttgcctgcagaatatcagggacaggggagcccggtaggctgctgtctctggggtcacacagagtcggacactactgaagtgacttagcatagcatagcatagcacagatAACATACAAAAGCAAAACAACTACTGATTTCAGAGTTAGAATGAGGGATGAGCTCTCGGCCCCCAAATTCTGCACTGGTAGCTCTACACTGCTGTCTTTCAgttaacaataataaaacaaacagcaTCTGATAAATGTTAAACTGACTTTTGAAAACCATTAATACCCAACCTTTTAGACCTAGTCAGTCATTTCTGTACAATGAGATTctgtattaggaaaaaaaatctcaaaagaaaaaaataacaatacaaCCAAAGATATTCAATGCAAACATTCATTCACAGTGATATCAAAAATTTGGAAGCAAGACTAACTTAGCCAAAAGAAACAGTTCCTATGATGGCAAAACCATTAGGTAGATTTCATGTATCAGCTAATAAAAATTTCATTCAGACATTCAAAGCTGGAGATCACAGTATCTGAGCAACACATGGGAAAATGTTCACAGTATAAAGCTAATTTATAAAGCAGGGCACACAATTCTATTTATATCAATTGCAGTTATgggaaaaatatatacacaggagaaaaacttatataaaaatagatgaaaaatagAATTATGGGTGAAATTTCACCTTCACTATtataaaactaatattttttaagaaaaacatttttagtaaTTTTCAAAGTTCAAGATGTGCTTTCTCCTCAAATGAACTCAAGAAAATAGTGAATCAAAAGGGGTGATTATTTGTTTTACAAAACAATTATTTGGctaatcattttaaatatgtacaatATATTCCTACTATATttgaagtttttaagtttaaatctGGAATTACAACtaggaaataaataattttttgataAATAATGTTTAACTGTTTTCAATTGTCTTAAGATAAAATCCTTACAATCGACAATCAATCTCTAATCTAAgttgtttttcccattctgtaagCTCTGCCTTGTGAATACCTATATGTACTATTTATACAACTTCAgactaaaaattatttcaaaacaataatacattaaagaaattttttttttcattctgtttcaaaAGAGTTGGAACGCTAAAGAATCTAATTTTTATAATACTATCAACAATTTCAGAACACAGGAAATTACAAAATACCCcaatatatacttttttcctaAGTTAATTCTTTTACAAATATACCATCAACTCACAGTAACTACAAGGTACTGGTTTTTAGTTCTAGTATGTGTGTAGGATACCTTGTTTCTACAGAGAAAGGCCAGCAGAGTGCACCACTGCTCCTGTTTACCTCCTCCTCCGATAACAGGGGCTCGTTCATAACCAAGGACATTGACAAATCTTGCTGCTTGCCTTGGAGTGTCCAAAAGCCTTCCAGCTCGAAGTGGTTTGACATAAGAACAGACTGGTCGGTTAATCCCATTTTCATCCTGGAGGGGAAGGGAAAACATTATCTGTAGTGACAGTTAATCATTCCCAATCTTAACACTTTGTCTCAGAACACATCAGAGAGAAAATAATCCTGGACACCACTTGAGCACTTGCTTACTTTGCATCCAGCACTAGGCTACTGAGTGTTGTACATAcaatttttctcttaattctcATAACTTCTCTTCAAAGCCTATGACATTAAGAACTTAAATCATCATATGACCTAGCAACCCCACCCCTGGATATGTGTCCAAACCAACTGAAGTCAGTGTCTCAAAGACACAGCTACACACCAATCCCATCACTGAAGCATCACTCACAACTGCCAAGGCATGGAAACACCTAAGTGGATGTCAAGGGATGAGCAGATAAAGAAGGCATGGGGTATTATTCAGCTCTTCCATGGGCCACTTCCCTGGCCCACTTCCCCCTCCCTTCCTGTCCTCTCTGGTCCAACGGGGCAGTGAATGACTACACTCCAGACTACACAAACAGGAGGGAGCCAGTTATACTTGGGCTGGTTTCTCTTCGCCCTTGTCCCAATGTTGCTGCTCCCTTCCTGCCCTGTCAGTCAACATACAGACAAGGCTGTCAGGAAGTCAGAAGATATTCCCGCATTTCCATCACAACCAACTATGCCCTCCATTCCCAAGCTCCTCATCTAGAAAGTGAACCACCTTTAGCCTGTCCTAAAAGCTAGGGAGTGTAGGGAAAAGCTACATAAATGTACAGGATCTGAGACGCAGTACTCACAACACTACACTCATATGATTTCGTAACACCTACACAAGACtgaatacatagaaaaatatcTGAATGATTCCTCAGAAGTCATAAAAGGATCTGATTATTTATGTTGGTTTACTAATGAGAGAAAACGGGCTTAGGATACAGAAAAAATAGAGGCAGAGATACATAACTGAAATGCTATAGTTAAATATGACTGGTCATCAGCTTAGGGATCTTGGCTGAACAGACTTATTACATGTAATACTCTTTGTCTTAAAAAATACCCTAACAAAAAAATACACGCCTACACTACCAATTCTGCACCTGAAAGCTGAATTTACACGTAAATTGCAAAGTGTCCTACTACTTACCTAGTACAAAGTATCAATGGAGGACATACTCCAAGTTAAACAAAATGAGTTTTCATTTAGTTTAAATTAAACATGTTCAAAAATGGTTTagaaaaagaataactgaaaataaaaagcaaagtaaaacaaaGATTGTGAAATATCACTCACCTACTTACTACTGTCAGATTATTACAAAATCagcattttgttttataaataaattttcacttatctggaataaatacattttacaaattaaagttAATTGAAATTGATGTTTACAACCAGTAAATCTCAAATATAGCTGTGAAACTTTTCTCATACAATTTACAAACCTGTGCAAAAATCTTCACCAGTCGTGAATTGTGTGAGGGTCGAATTTGCAAGTATTCTCTCCACCACTGCTTAGCATACACAAGAAACAATCGCTctttctctgcagttttctgACGTTCCAAAGCAagcttgaaatttaaaaatatacttatcaatttacattcattCTCTTCAATAATGATCACAAAATATGGAACAAGTCTACACACCTCCTCCATCTTTAGCACTACTCAATCAGGACACCATCATCCCTAAGGGCCCCTAAGTGGCCTCCCTGTTCTCACACTTCCCAGGACAATCCAGTCTCCATGCCAAtcgtgctcaatcatgtctgactctct from Bos indicus x Bos taurus breed Angus x Brahman F1 hybrid chromosome 24, Bos_hybrid_MaternalHap_v2.0, whole genome shotgun sequence encodes the following:
- the CEP76 gene encoding centrosomal protein of 76 kDa isoform X2; amino-acid sequence: MDVHGRIREILAETIREELAPDQQQLSTEDLIKALKRRGIIDDVMKELNFVTDNVDQELPSSPKQPVCFTDRQSTLLKKTNIDPTRRYLYLQVLGGKAFLEHLQEPEPLPGQACSTFTLCLHFRNQRFRSKPVPCACEPDFHDGFLLEVHRENLGDGTRMADSTTMLSISDPVHMVLIKTDIFAETTLVASYFLEWRSVLGSENGVTNLTVELMGVGTESKVSVGILNIKLEMYPPLNQTLSQEVVNTQLALERQKTAEKERLFLVYAKQWWREYLQIRPSHNSRLVKIFAQDENGINRPVCSYVKPLRAGRLLDTPRQAARFVNVLGYERAPVIGGGGKQEQWCTLLAFLCRNKGDCEDHANLLCSLLLGYGLEAFVCVGTKAKGVPHAWVMTCGTDGTVTFWDSLTGHRYLHKPINPDEPPAAEQPKPLYPYRTIGCVFNHQTFLGNCQPSDSVETCVFDLNDESKWKPMNEEAVKSVCAPGATTSLPPFPPLCASTIDASVTSNEIEMQLRLLVSEHRKDLGLTTVWEDQLSYLLSPALASYEFERTTSISAGNEEFQDAIRRAVPDGHTFKGFPIHFVYRNARRAFATCLRSPFCEEIICCRGDQVRLAVRVRVFTYPESACAVWIMFACKYRSVL
- the CEP76 gene encoding centrosomal protein of 76 kDa isoform X1, translating into MSLPPEKASELKQLIHQQLSKMDVHGRIREILAETIREELAPDQQQLSTEDLIKALKRRGIIDDVMKELNFVTDNVDQELPSSPKQPVCFTDRQSTLLKKTNIDPTRRYLYLQVLGGKAFLEHLQEPEPLPGQACSTFTLCLHFRNQRFRSKPVPCACEPDFHDGFLLEVHRENLGDGTRMADSTTMLSISDPVHMVLIKTDIFAETTLVASYFLEWRSVLGSENGVTNLTVELMGVGTESKVSVGILNIKLEMYPPLNQTLSQEVVNTQLALERQKTAEKERLFLVYAKQWWREYLQIRPSHNSRLVKIFAQDENGINRPVCSYVKPLRAGRLLDTPRQAARFVNVLGYERAPVIGGGGKQEQWCTLLAFLCRNKGDCEDHANLLCSLLLGYGLEAFVCVGTKAKGVPHAWVMTCGTDGTVTFWDSLTGHRYLHKPINPDEPPAAEQPKPLYPYRTIGCVFNHQTFLGNCQPSDSVETCVFDLNDESKWKPMNEEAVKSVCAPGATTSLPPFPPLCASTIDASVTSNEIEMQLRLLVSEHRKDLGLTTVWEDQLSYLLSPALASYEFERTTSISAGNEEFQDAIRRAVPDGHTFKGFPIHFVYRNARRAFATCLRSPFCEEIICCRGDQVRLAVRVRVFTYPESACAVWIMFACKYRSVL